CATGGTACTGAGCGTGAGAGTAGCTACAACAATCATCGCTGTAGCCGCTGATAGGCCCCCGATAAATACAAAGGTCGTTAAAAAGGCATTTTCGTGCATAAGCGGTAGGGCTAATACAAAGCTATCTGGAGAAAAGCCGCTGCCTATGCCTGGGTGTATAGCTGCCGTAGCAATAGGGAAAATCATTGCTGCAGTTAGTAGCAAATACAGGGGGAATGCCCAGCGGGCTGTATAAAGATGGCGTTTATCTTGGTTATCGACCACAGTAACGTGGAACTGTCTTGGCAAACAGATAATCGCCGCTGCTGCCATTAATGATTGGCCAATAAAGTTAAAGCTGAAAAAGTCGAAGTTCTGCCAATGTTGCCAAATAGAGCCCGTTAGCTGCTCTGTTTGCACCGTAGTTAAATTAAATAATGTGTATAAAGCAAGCCCCGCTACGGCCACTAAAGCCAGTAACTTAATCATAGATTCAAAGGCGACAGCGAGCATTAGTCCTGAGCGGTATTCGGTTACATCTACCTTACGAGTACCAAAGAATATCGCAAACATCGCCATGATAAGTGTCGCTGAAAGAGCCAGCATAGAGCCCGAAATACGATCGTCGTTTTGCAGTAGTAAGAAGCTACCACTCAGTGCTTTTAATTGCAGTGCGATATACGGAATCGTCGCCAATAAAGCGATAATTGTCACCATAATGGCGGTGGTCTGCCGTTTACCATAGCGAGCAGAAATAAAGTCGGCGATAGTGGTGATATTCTGCTTTTTACTGACCAGTACTAATTTACGTAAAAACCCTTGGCCAAAGAAAAATAGTAGCGCAGGGCCAATTAAAATAGGTAAGTAATTCCAACTGCTGGTGGCTGCTGTACCAACTGAACCGTAGTAAGTCCAAGACGTACAGTAAATCCCTAATGAAAAAGAATAAACAAATGGGTGGTGACTAATTCTTTTAGCAAGAGGAGTGGTTTTGTCTCCCCAATTTGCCAACCAAAACAACACGCCAATATAGGCGAGTGCAACAAATAAAAGCGCAGCTGTCATGTTTAAATTCAGTAATTATTGTAATAACACTACCTTACCAGAATTATGCGCGATTTCGATGGCTAGATTTTTTGCAATAAAAATTAATAAAAAGCAAGTTATTGATATTTAAAAGGTAGTTATGTTTTATGCGCTATTATTAGACTAATGTCGCAGATCATTCGTTTTTACTATTTTCGCTATTTCGCAAATTTATTTTTATAGGTTAAGTTGTTGTTAATTATTGTTTTTTACTATTCGTTAACAAATGCCAATTTACAGTTTACGTAAACGTAAATTGGCTGTTACGACTATGGTCTCAATTCCATAAATCAGAACCCTTGCTAACTTAGTTAATGACAACTAATACCACTCATTACTTTTTTGTAATGCATAAGGGGATAAAAAATGGCTTTTAAAGATGAAGAACAAGCAAAAGCTTATTGGGCGGAAAACCTCGCACTGCTATTTAAATTATTAGCAATTTGGTTTGTCGTGTCATTTGGCTTCGGCATTTTACTGGTAGACGTACTTAACGAGATACGTTTCTTTGGGTTTAAACTCGGCTTCTGGTTCTCCCAGCAAGGCGCTATTTACACCTTTGTTGCTTTGATTTTTGTTTACGTTTTCAAAATGAATACGTTAGATAAAAAATACGGCGTAGACGAATAGGAGCTAAGCAATGGATGTTCAAACACTCACGTTTATTATCGTCGGTTTAAGCTTCGCGCTTTATATCGGCATCGCAATCTGGGCTCGTGCTGGGTCAACAAATGAATTCTATGTTGCAGGGGGTGGTGTACCGCCGCTAGCAAATGGTATGGCAACCGCTGCTGACTGGATGAGTGCGGCATCGTTTATCTCAATGGCGGGTATTATCTCGTTTGCGGGTTATGACGGTGGTGTATATCTAATGGGTTGGACAGGTGGTTATGTACTACTTGCACTTTGTTTAGCTCCTTATCTACGTAAGTTTGGTAAGTTCACGGTACCAGATTTCATTGGTGACCGTTACTACTCACAAGCTGCACGTGTTGTTGCAATTTTATGT
Above is a window of Pseudoalteromonas shioyasakiensis DNA encoding:
- a CDS encoding DUF4212 domain-containing protein, encoding MAFKDEEQAKAYWAENLALLFKLLAIWFVVSFGFGILLVDVLNEIRFFGFKLGFWFSQQGAIYTFVALIFVYVFKMNTLDKKYGVDE